From Amaranthus tricolor cultivar Red isolate AtriRed21 chromosome 4, ASM2621246v1, whole genome shotgun sequence:
GGACATAACATGACCTAACTATAATTCAGAACAAGTTTGATGGCATCTATTATTCACttcataataatagtagtagacAAAATTAGATACGAGCAATGCTAAGCTAGAGATGTGGTGACATACAATGTAAAAAAAAGAtctaaattaaatcaaaataatgatACATGAAATGTGATTTTGCAATTATAGATCATAGTAGAGTTATCGTAAAGTTAATTAAGAGTGAGTTCTATCATGAATATATGAATTGCTatatgataacaataacaatttacactaaaataaaaatatatagaaatCAATTCAATCTTATTTTAAAAGTATGTTACTAGTAATAAAATTGAATACAACTATATATTTTagtgcattattattattattattattattattatgaagcAAAAAGTATGAATGATTAAGTTTTATGgtggaaaaaaataatagtgCAAAAATGAGTGGTTGTGATTGATCGTATGATGAAGTGATCATCATTCAAAAATGATTACAACTGTGATTATCATTCATGCCTGCAATCTTTTTTTAATCACTTGGATTAAATACTTCAACTTGggactattttatttttttgggagATGAATcgcaataataaaatatttattttatattatttaaatattcttttttctttttacttttttttctgCTAATCTTTTTCTTACCttgcctttttcttttttacccATGTTTTGACCTTATAAAATATAGTGTTATGATTCTCGAGCTTTGAAAAATTATTGGGAAATGTTGatctttttaaattaaattaaattagttaAATGTAGATTAACATAAAAACTACTCCTAGAGAAGATATGAAATCTGACAGAGAATATACCGGTGAAAAaggtataataataaatttgaaattaaataaaatgccAAAAATCTTCCATTATCAGGTAATCAGAAAAGAATGAGGAATTGAAGGTACATCCCCCACACCCAAAAAACTTCTAACTACTGCAAGACTTTCATTTGTGTCATCATTTTCGTACGTCGTAGACATTTGGTGTAATGATGTTCATTAAAATCCATGTGATACAACTATATATCATACAATTAtctctcatttctatttttttaatatttgatactgataataatatatatgacaTATTGAATAGAAATTGagagtaaataaatatatagatatGAATTAATAAATGTGATGGggatcattttttaaaaaattataacaaattaagtgataaataaaaaagaaatatgtagCAAACTATAGAAGTAGAGAAATATTTTACTTTGTTATTTCATTGATCTAACTGCaaatatcaaaaacaaaatataacaaCTTTAGAcatcttaaaaacaaaatttaacaactttattgagacaataaattgaaaattaccAGAGTTAACGAGATAAAGTTTGACAGAATAATGTAATATGAAAGaaaattaatgattttattCACGAATTCTTTCAAGATCGAGTTGTTAGGTTTAGAGTTTGATCGAGTTCGACcaaattttgattcaaaataggTTTCTAGGCCacatttttgttgaatttttcaTGTAGATAAAAGTCTTTTGAGGctatatttacaaattacaagttttttttttttttttatttttttcgtgcAAACTTAAAGAGAATGCATTTTTTAGATCAAGTCGACTTAAACTTGTGGGCTAAGCTATATAAAACCCCTCTAGAAAATACTTTTAAGTGGTTTTATTTCATtggaaaaaaagttaaaaatgatTACTAACGTTTGACTAATTGAATGGAGAATAATTAGCAAATGATATAAATGTTTAATGTAAGATTTCATTATTGACTCGAGGAAAGACCTACGTGCAATTGCATGTATGTTTTCAATAGTGTCTAGTCTTGTCTTGattcatctttcttcttcatttttcagcTACTCTAAATCACCTACTAATGCTAAACCCTAATTTGCCATGGAAAGACGAGAATCCAAAGCCAAAAGGGTTCCCCCCTATGTGTACGTGACAAACAAATGAAACACCAAATCACCAACAATATAACGTTTCAGCAACTAAAGTTTTCTCCCCATCAGATAacatcaaaataagaaattttattgtAAAACTAATGTTAGTTGGATTATTTAACACATACTTAAGATGTATTTTACGTACATTTAAATCGCttgatacaataatatatgataaattttggtGTCTGCTACGAATTTTGTCTATTTTATAAGAGTGAACTTTCAGTCATTACAGGTGTATTTGACAACTGACTTTTATCAATATAATTAATACGGTCAATATAGACTTTTATACCTGctgaaaataaagttaatatagataattacatacaaagtaaaattgagaaatacttttAATTTGcgctttttaaaattatgttataaGCATTGAGaatataaaatatcaaaacctttttaaaattatgttataaGCATTGAGAATATGATACATTGTTAAATATCAAAACCTTATAACAATATCTTAAAACTACTTTAGTGTATTACGTGAAGATCGTCTTATGTGATCAGACtattaagaaaccaactcaacaaaaATTTAAGATGAAGGTTGAGgctccaagatatgttatatactttaacacgcTCCTCACACGAGAGTCCATTGGGATAGAAGTATGGATGtgcataggcgctgaatattccactttgttGAAATTTGaactcgtgacctcttgtcacgttgacttttgataccatgtcaaggaatcaactcaaccaaaagcttaagttgatggttaaagCCCCGTTGCTCAGAACTTTTACTGTCGAACGAACAAAAACAACATAGAGCTGATCTTGatgtattaatatttattatgtgAAGATCTGAAAAGGGGGAGAAGGCGTGTAATGGGAATACTCCCAGAGTGGGAAcaagaaggagcagaagaagaaATCAGGCCATTAACGTCCAAAAAATAAAGGGCACACTTAGAACTTTAAAGTATATGATATGCCTTCTTGGATTTGTAAGGATTCCGTTGCCTTTGTATATGAATGTTACAACGTTACGACAAAACAAATTGTAAGAGTGGTTGTGTACGAGGACAAAGTGCCACAAGACAAATGAATAACTCCAATTTCCAACTATCTAGGCTTTGTTGTTAAGCCATTATCAATGCAAGGCtactttttcttctgttttatTCGATTAATCAGATTGATTTTGTATCAGACTTTTCGATTCGatttaaaatcaaatcttaTATCCACATTTTTCAtgaatttaaaacatattttaaagTCGGGTCAAAGTTGGGTTCAATTATAAGGTCGGGTAAATATCAATTCATCGGATCTGTTTTAAACACTCCTAATCAGTTGCAAGTATTTTAATTGAAagtaatatttttctaatttaagatcaatatttttgtatttttatactTCTATAAGTTCTACCAACTACCAAGTAGGTCTTATAGgatttcaaattttgtttgtcattCCTTTATGTCAATCGGTTTGGCACATTTTCTTTTTGAAGTGCTTATATCTTGACCTAATGGAaagtttatttttgtatttcGCCATAAGATCAACTACATTTAGTACCCAActcaaaaataattacaatagCTCATTTATATCTAAACATTGTGTCTTTCATACCATTTAATTTGCACcttttttagaattgtaaatattaaCTAATAGTCGGTGAATAAGACAAATAAGAAGTGCTATCAAGAATTACGTGGTCAAGTCCTTGCACACCTGAGCGTACAATAGAGTATAAACTAGTTATAAGATTACAAGAGAATTGTAGGGACCATTATGAAAAGAGTAAAGGGTGCAAAATAATCCATATGTCTCTCTCATTTTGCATTAATTGTCATTTTAGTCCATCTtactcattttgcatcatttttatttttatacaatGGCTCACccctttttttaatctcatccatacattctaactctcttttaatttcatttacacAATTCATTctatctcttcatttattactaatttCTTAAAAACCCCACAATCTCACTTCGCTTCAAATCTATCGGACAGAGGGAGCAAGTGATTAATCTCTACATTACCAAAGAGTAACAATGGAAACTTgcatactaaaataaaattgaaatcaacACCAAGAACATTCATTGAAGTATTATGTTTTTGGAGGATACAAATAGCCAATACATATATTTTACAAGACAAGCTGGAATGTATGTAAACAAAAATGTATGAACCTATTGACACAATGAAATGAATAAATGAATCATAAGCAAccaaattaatgataaatgttTAAATGAATAAGTAAATCAAACTGTACATACCCACTTCACCTACAGATTACTAAGAACAAACATGGCTACATATTGTTCCGATTTGAACAAAAAGCCACTGAATAACATTTGGACTATCGGTTTGTGCTGATGATGCAGGCGGCAATGGTAACTCCTTGGGTAAATGTCGATGAAACGAATCCACGGCAGCTGCCACACCATCTTCGTTCTGTATCAACTGTGCTATTTCCATCACGCGCGATTTTACCTAAGAAATGACGGAAGAAAGTCATCACTCTGCCTCAATCTCGTAAAATTTCGTAAAAGTTATTTTCTTTCCGGTGTTACTCCAAAACTTGAGTATATAAGACCCTCTCGGTTTATGGTTCCAGGTTTTTGACGGCAAAGAACTTTTAAGTCGGAGGGGAGGCTGATCGAGGGAGTGGGGGGAAGGAACCTCTACGGAAATTACAAATACAACAACCATGTCAGATCCTTAATCCAAAACGATTAGAGTGGACTACACGAATGAATATATCAATTCCAGTGATGTCTTACCGAGTCTGTGACTAGAAGTGTTCAAAATAGACTCGATATTCACCCGACCTTATAACCGAACCCGATTTAGCCGACTTTATaatggatttacaattatataaaaccAATGTGGACACAAAATTCGATTTAAAACCAACCCGAAACATCTAATCCGAAATAAACCCGATAACTCGAATGAGCACCTCTATCTGTGACCTAAACGTTCATTCTATTGTTTTGGCCTTTGAAAACAAGCTTTGTAAGAACACAAAACAGGTTGACATTCTATGATCGAATACAATACAAATCAGACAAACAAATGGTAGTATGTAAGTTCAGTAGATCAGTCGTGAGCCAGGATATCCGAGAAAGACAATACCTCTGGGTTAAGCATAAATTCGATAGCCTTAGAAAGAGCTTCCACGGTGAGCTGATCGAATGGTATAGGTTCTGGTCCCAATCCTTTCTCGTGAAGTTTATCGCCCCAGAAGAACTGATCTCCGAAAAAGGGTACTATTGTAGTCGGACACTGCAATAGATCACAACCAAATCATTCCATTTCCTATAGTACAGCAGTCAAGTGAAAACCGAAAAGGGTTATGCCGCCAAATCATTAGAATTAAAATTGTCCCTCATTGTATATATCTTCATGCTATAAACGTTAAACATAGAACATACCCCAAATCTTAGTCCAGCGGCTGTAGTTCCGCCACCACCATGGTGAACCTGCAAATTTCGAGGGATAAAGATCTTTCGAGTAAGAatcaatgttttttattttgcaaaaaTTTATTGCTCTATCTACATGAATCAAATGCCGACTAGATAACGCTTTAACAAAAACTCACCACAGAGGCGCATTGAGGAAAAAGCCAATCATGAGGACAATTCTCGATAAGAAAGACATTGTCTGGAAGTTCGGAAGCTGCAAGATACATACTAGGTTCATAAGATACAATAAAACAACATTCCATAACCCCAAGCCTCTAAGAGGCTCCCGCCTAGGCAGGGTTTGAGCGTGTTAGATGTACACAACCTTAAACCCTATAAATATCAAATGCAACTTCAAATAAATAAGAAACGTACTTGATAGTCGATACCCTTAATGGATAAATGATAGTGATAATGGTAAAACGGGAAAAAGGGGAAAGCAAGTCAAGAGAAAGTTACTCACAAACACCGAGGTCTCCCCAACCACGGTCGAGTATTCCACGCTGTCCCGTTTGTTTCAATGCTTCCAGAATTATATTTGTAGTTTTCCTGGAATCGTCAAGAAgctgaaaaaaatataacaagtatgtTATGGTAAGTGCTAAAAAACAATCGTATGAAGTATTAATAATGAAAGACCACCTAACAACCTATATTTTGCGAGAGAAGTCTCGTGACAATGCTACTCCGCCTTTATGCATACAGTTGAGGCTTGTATCATCAAATACTAAATTTATGTCACTCAGGCTGTATCGGATACGAGTACATGTCCAAGTGTCCAACTTGGGTATTGTGTTGAAAGTTTACCGACTTCGATATTTTAAGGCATGTGCCCTTTATTCGTAAATGGTAAGTTGTAACCATCAAAGTTCGATGTTTAGAGCGCATATCATTGCCACAACAGACTTGATGCAATTGAAATCATAGGGTCACGTTAAGTGGGGTGCACCTTGACAACCCTTGTTCGGAACACTTACATTAAAAACACGAGTGAAAGATACAGAGATCATACCATGCTACCGAAACCTACATATACTGGCTTTGATCCTTTCTTCATCCAATCAATTAACTCCTCTTGAGGTTTATAATTGGACCCAAGATTTAAGAAACAATAACCAACAACATCAACTTCAGGTCCCCAATCTGCAAGTCCATCAGATTTATAAAAACCGTAAGTcagaaagaaatattatatgaaCTCAAAATAATCCAACAAAATTTCTGAGAACTAACGGCCCATTtggtaatcggtactaaatggtggaaatgagaatgatttgtaatataaaatttcatgatatgtatcatgccattccatggtaatgaaagtttgatcatagttattttgttcacaatttttcattaccacctaataacacattttcaaatggtaatacattagaatgaattttgtgaagaaaatgagattgttgaaggagaataagcatgaccatcaaacttgtcaagagatattcctATCAATATTACACTAACTTTCCATTGTCATTCCCACCATGTAGTACTGATTACCAAATGGACCGTTAAAGTCAATAAGGGGAAATTGAAGGAAAGATGATAATCATGGCAACAAGAAACTGCACAATAGTGTCTGATTTCCTTTATGTATATTTCCAGTTACTTGCACTTGTAGTTGTAACCAATACGGTGGGTATATCCAGTTGGCATAGTGGGTGAGGATGAATTTGAATGCATACCCAGGTGGGCAGGCAtgggtatgaaaattttaggtGGGTATGGGTATGGGTACGGCGGAGGGCATACCACATCCACCCGCCCATTTTGCCATCCTTAGTAACCAAATCTATACATGTTTTAATAACGCCACTCACATTGTTCTGTCAACTATTTCACTTGTTATCCTAAAACATAAATCTAACAGATTTGATACGTACTTCCTAATATATTCATCCCCTGCAAACCAGCTCCTAGAAAATACAGATTTCATTTGGTTAAAGCTGTGCACTAAAATGCAAAGCATTGTTTCTTTTCTCAGTATAAAGTTTAGCAAAGCGTATTTATGCCAAAGTTGCTGCCCTATTACTGAAGAAAGTTCTTGCTCCTACCTTTTGGTTTGGGTAAAACATGATGACTCCACATGTACGTTGTTGGCAGATGATATATGGATCCATAGTATGTGCTAAAGTACGAAATTGGAGGaagcttcaactttcttttccTGATATCGTTTATATGACCCCTTATGATCCACCAAATTATCAGATCAACTAGCATATACGACAACTGCATCATGTCCAGCATAAACGAGTCAGAGGATCATCCATGGTACACATACATTCGAGAAGTTAGGAAGGTCGGAAACATTACCCGGTTACCAGGACTTTGAGGTAGATGAGCTATTGGATTCGGGAATTCAAAAGTTGGCCTGCCTATTAGAAAGAATAGTAAGAACATAGAAAATATTCTTCCAAAATAGCAACAACAATACTCGTTATATGCACACGGATTTAACTCGACAGATATGTTATTGAGTTTTAgatcaaatcaattaaaacagtATTTCCTAAATGAAGGACAAGTAAATCCAATTTAAAACTTAGCGAGAAAACTTACGTCCAAGGCAAAGTGAAGAGTATGTGTAGAGGTACATTAAGAGCTTCGGCAACATGTGTTTGTCCTGCAAATTACAAAATGCACCATGTCAAGAGGCTAATTTCTACACAAACCTTCAGGGCTATGTTAGATGATAGTTTCATGTGTCACTACCTCATTACACACAATAAGAAATAAAAGCGGAATAAAACATacaaatacgataaaaaaaaaggtTGATCCCTTTGCacatacttccttcgttctgtTTTACCCGCTACATAAaggttttgcacaaaaaattaaGACATTGATATCTTTGTGTTAAAAAGACTATTATAACATCTAAGGAGATAGATATAAAAGTTGATAAGATATGAGTAAGGAAAAAACAGGGGCAAAATAGACAATTATATTTATCTTTTGCCAAAAATagtaatgtagcaagtaatctCAAACGgtaaaataaacaaagtatagcaagtataatggaacggaggaaCTACTACATAACTCTTAATCCTCCCCACTTTTCTATTGAACACAAACTTGCTTTAGTCTAGCCCATCCATATGACCATATGCTGTCCACATAGGTAGGATTCACATTTTTCTCTCCTGGTGAACAATGAGCACCCTAGGAATTACGGCATATAAGTGAAGTATGATGATGGTTTTGAGCCAATGAAaagttttgttctttttcttcaaCATACTTAACCCACTTAATCCTACGGGCCTAAACATTCAAAAGGGTATTAACCAAAATGTAAAGATGGAAGAGGAGAGCATAAAGACATAAATTAATCATATGCCCAtggaaaaaatcaaaattattcaaTGGTGAAACTGCAAACAAAATTATCTCCAACTAAAAGCAATGAACATACCATAAGCAGGAGGATTAGCAATAATTGCTTGAGCTCTAAATTGTGCACCAGTTTTTATGTCGGGTTCTGTACAAGCAGGTAGGATTGAATCCATAATGGCTTGAAATTGCTTCCTTTGAATAGATAACTCTCCGGATGCTAAGGGCAACCCTTTATTCCTTGCCATATCTGATTTTTTTCAGAATTTAGATCAATTTTAGTAGTTGAAGAGATTCAAATGCACTGTGCTCGGAAGAAATAATAATCAGgctataaaaattagaaaattatttGGGTCAAAGAGTCATTCCTTTTGCCAACTCAAAGTGAAAGAGGATAAAAGAAAGGCTataaaaattgttattaataGATTTTCGTTCAGTTTGAACACAATATCATTCTAACATATAACGTGCCAAGTTAGCGAAATACATTGTATCTCTCAAGTGTAATTCAACCATTCTCGACCGGGTATTTCGGGGATTCAACACTTAAGGAAACCAATTTTGTGACTTGTATACATATCAAGATTCCGAGGACTTTTAGTTCATAACTTTCTTTTCAAAGTATACattatttgtatttaattttataataaacaaGCGTTTTAATTTTGCTATTGTACAATTACTTTGAACGACTATTGAAAAAAAGGCAAAAGAAAGAACTTTAACATGCAAGTATTCTTACATCCTGCTAGAACCCGTGGATCACCACCCAAAGGATAGAATTCAACACCAGCTGACTTCACAAAGTCGCTAAAATTGATATGACTTGCCAAACGAACCCGATGACCAAATTCCTGCACATATAACTTCTTCAATTAAACAAATCATTTTTCAAATGAGTAAATAGCATTACATGTGGCAAGAGCTGATACGAAGTCCTACATTAGATTTTTGCATTGTTTAATTAAGGTAGGTTTTAACTTTGTTCACCTAAAACTATACGTTAATGTTGCTTACATCTGACCTCCTCAACCGCACCTAGAAAAGAGCCCAGTATAACATATTTCACtagctaattcgctttttgaattctcgattcgctcaaatttgcccaagaatagcACAAAACCGACGATAAATCGAATTTTTCGATTCGCGAGGAGagtagcgaatcatgtgacagtgaaAGAGCCATTTTGACTGTGTTGAGTGTGTAATTGGATCTTCATTCATTTGCTATAAATGGAAACAAGTTTGGAACTAAACAAACTCTAGATTCACTATAAACACATGTGAATAGGATTCAGCccaaatcaacatcaacatttgaTATTCAAATAGGTACGTAAAAATCAACAGCAACTGGTAGGAGCCTCCAAAAGTACTATGttcaaaaatggaaaaaatggtgaatctaacaaaattaataaacaaaaatagtgTTTATATACATGCCTGAAGTTTTTTGGCGACAGCTAGAAAAGGTTGAACATCTCCTCTTGTACCAACAACAAGCATCGCAATTTGTAACTTCGGAATCGATTTGCTTGGATCAACAAGAACAGAACCACCCTGAATGGAGTGAAACTGTGACATCTTAGCAGCTAGTGGATCACTCTTGAACATACCCTCCTTCACTGCTAAATCAAAACGACTACTAAGATTATTCTGTAAAACAATGTTCAATgagaaaattgaaaatcttgCAGTCATTTAGAACATTAAGCTAGAATTTTCAGTTCATCCATTTTGAAATGATATGATAGACATGtacatatattttatttcaagGAAGGTATGGTATAGTCATCCTTCAATTGATTATAAGGGTGAGTGTTTCAAAACTAATCATCCAATGATTAACATATGCCAACAAGTAGCATCATCTATAATTGCATAGCTTCTCCATTTTTtgtgaaaatattaatattgccCTTTATTCTACGGATTTCTAGCTGCCTCTTTAACTCCTTTCCATTCCCATGTTAATGTTTTGTCCCTTCAAAATCTAGACTATAACCCTTGTTTCCATGTTGCTAAATGCTGCTAAAAAGCCCCTAAAATAAAAGGAAGGTTCCAATCAACCTAAATCTTTTTCTCAAAGGGCTTCAATAAGATGGATTAGTGAGTATGATAAACTTGGAAATCATTGACAAGTTTTACAAGGTGGCATAGCACTAATCCAAGTAACTACtgctataaaaaaatatacatatgaATGATTCAACCTTCATGCCTAACAGCTAACCATCAATGGCGGATCCAGGGTTTGGAGTCCCATGGACCACCAACACATTGACGAAAATTCGGCAGAATTCCgttgtaaaattaacaactaaaatgtttttttatatctGCAAAATAACATGTAGAAGCGCAATAATCCCAAGACAAAGCTAAAGTAatataaaagtgatcaattaacgTCCTCTTGTCCTCCGTAATTTCAACCTAATTGGAATGGTTTTACACATACTTTAATTGATAAGGGACCAAGAAAACTACATTTTCTCCTGTCAACTTAAATTAAGTAAAACAAAAAGAGCATAGAACTCAACACTCCTTGATAATAGCATAGCACTTAACATTCTTGTCCTCCGTAATTTCAACCTAATTGGtcaaatggctcattaaatcatatgaattcttaatttttgtgaagTTGCACGTGAATTTTGCTACTAAAGTCCATCTGAAACAACCTCGCTTCATCAGTAACAAAGGTAAGGTACGGTTGCCTACATCCAACCCAAACCTGGCTATGACATTGGGGAAATGGAATGTCATTGGCAGTATACTATAATGCAGTAATGATCACTTCCAGTAACGGCCCATGCCCATCCCTAGCGGTGATCATAACGCCAAATGTCGGCCAAAAGCATGATATACCCCTCAAAATGATCCAAAACgtggttttttacacctttaagcGCAGGGCAGTTTGATGATTTTGAAACCCGTTACAAAGCGGCCTTGGTTTCACACTATGTACTACACAAATAATTTCAACCTAATTGGTAACGTACTGAAGGTCAAGCAATACAGCACAAAAAGACCCAGATGGAATATGACTATACTGTAGCACAATTCCCAAGTCTAATGACATAAATCCATATAATTAAGAACCATTGAATTAATTCTCAAACTAAGTACAATTCCTCCATCAATAGACAACGATTACAAGATAACATACCTTCATTCAAAGAACCATCAGGACAAACTTTAGCCATAGATGACTGCTTCAGAAAGTGCATCTGATTCTTTCTCTCAGAGAAACTGTAATCTCCTTTAGATGAACATGCATTCATCTTCTCATCTAAAACCTCGCTGAACCCTTTTCTATCATCAATTTCATCCATTTTTCTGAAAACTTACCTTATACCCAGTTCaagattcaatttttttcttgaataaaAAATACCCAGTTCAAGATTCAAACTTGACAGCACAGAAATGCactaattcaaacaaaaaagataccaaaagcttaaattttttttagaagaagtaaaaattgaaattttagaaATAGATACAAGATTAAGAGACAAAATACCCACCAAATAAGgaattttttaaatggtttaattTTGAATAGGAGTATACTATAGTAAGTTAGTATCTTGAATCACAAGTtgaaaggaaaacaaaaaaattaatttggacAATAGCGATTACCCAATAGAAGAGGAGGACAGGTTGTCAGCACAACGAGTCTTGGGTGTCAGGGATCTTTAAGTCTTAAATATGCTGAACTGGACCATAGTATATTACTCTATTAGGAGTATTATACAATTTACATGTGAGTTCGTCAATTgggaaaaaattaaataaattaagaaataataatgaGAATGATGGGGATATATGCGGTGTTCTTCCTGCTGATGTACATCATTATTTGGCATTCCCCACTTTGTATTAGTCGtgggtttttttattaaatagacAAGATAATTAGTGGTTAATCAAGCAGAtagttaaaaaattaaagtttagCTAAGAATAAAGATTAAACTTTGGAATACGAATTTTAAGGGTTGAAATGGGAATGGATATGGGTCGGAGCTAGCTAGATTCAGATTCGAACCCTTTTTTTATTGGATCTAGATTAGTAAGGTATAGAAAATTTAGACCCAGGAGTTTTAAGTTTACATTATAGTCTTCAGTGACTTTATCTACTATTGAAACTGAATATATGGCATTAACTTTTACAGCAGAAGAGTTAATCTGACTTAAAGTTGTAGGTGAATTTGGTATTTCTTAGGAGGTTGCTAGGGTCAACTGTGATGGTTTGAGTGCTATTTGATCAGCAAAGGATCAAGTACATCAAGATAGAATGAAGCTCATTAATTTCTGGTATAATTTTCTCCGTACCGACAAGAAGGTTATAATTTCAGGCCCTATGAAAAATATTGCTTAGACTTATTGAATATTGATACATGTACTTTATACGGCCTTCGAGGCAGTGTTGGGGAAGCTATAGGAGGAGGTGTGTTGGTCTCTAGGTAGAGCTTGCTCTATGGGCTCATGATACAGGTGGAGCATCGTGAGTGATTGTTACTTGGTTACAAGTTGGTAATAAGTCTGTTTCGGATTTGATGGAATACTTGGTTTGTGCTTGAGCATTGGTTGATGTTATAGATGGTAATTTCATTATAGAGGATGGATCCACCGTTGAACACAAGTTCGTGTCAAAAGTgga
This genomic window contains:
- the LOC130810138 gene encoding sterol 3-beta-glucosyltransferase UGT80B1-like is translated as MDEIDDRKGFSEVLDEKMNACSSKGDYSFSERKNQMHFLKQSSMAKVCPDGSLNEVKEGMFKSDPLAAKMSQFHSIQGGSVLVDPSKSIPKLQIAMLVVGTRGDVQPFLAVAKKLQEFGHRVRLASHINFSDFVKSAGVEFYPLGGDPRVLAGYMARNKGLPLASGELSIQRKQFQAIMDSILPACTEPDIKTGAQFRAQAIIANPPAYGQTHVAEALNVPLHILFTLPWTPTFEFPNPIAHLPQSPGNRLSYMLVDLIIWWIIRGHINDIRKRKLKLPPISYFSTYYGSIYHLPTTYMWSHHVLPKPKDWGPEVDVVGYCFLNLGSNYKPQEELIDWMKKGSKPVYVGFGSMLLDDSRKTTNIILEALKQTGQRGILDRGWGDLGVSSELPDNVFLIENCPHDWLFPQCASVVHHGGGGTTAAGLRFGCPTTIVPFFGDQFFWGDKLHEKGLGPEPIPFDQLTVEALSKAIEFMLNPEVKSRVMEIAQLIQNEDGVAAAVDSFHRHLPKELPLPPASSAQTDSPNVIQWLFVQIGTICSHVCS